One window of Hippoglossus stenolepis isolate QCI-W04-F060 chromosome 1, HSTE1.2, whole genome shotgun sequence genomic DNA carries:
- the slc38a7 gene encoding putative sodium-coupled neutral amino acid transporter 7 isoform X3: protein MRVRHHGFARIKFMLIFIITGLVILGYCSKVSNEGTYQEVVRATCGKVTGVVCEVAIAIYTFGTCIAFFIVIGDQLDRLIAVVAHDADNTGGFWYTDRKFTIVVTAVLVILPLSIPKEIGFQKYASALSVMGTWYVTIVVIIKYIWPDKEVTPGYVPTSAASWTAVFNAMPTICFGFQCHVSCVPVFNSMSKKDLKPWGLVVTLGMIICLFVYTGTGVCGFLTFGSNVSQDVLMSYPPDDIAVAIARGFIVICVITSYPILHFCGRAVIEGLWLRFQGEQVEVCVRREQKRRILQTLVWFVITLVLALFIPDIGRVISLIGGLAACFIFVFPGLCLMQAKLSETDRRTASSLSTTVQYNACILLHRPTLTSSSPSLCEQDPDMLKHFHVGQQLTHNLERAICYDFIFSYLVYQSFLYIYLWFL, encoded by the exons ATGAGAGTCAGGCATCATGGATTTGCAAGGATAAAG tttaTGCTGATCTTCATTATCACTGGACTGGTGATTCTCGGCTACTGTTCCAAG GTCAGTAATGAAGGCACCTATCAGGAGGTTGTTCGAGCCACGTGTGGGAAAGTCACAGGAGTCGTATGTGAGGTGGCCATCGCCATCTACACCTTCGGCACTTGCATCGCTTTCTTTATTGTCATAGGGGACCAGCTGGATCGCT TGATAGCAGTTGTGGCTCATGACGCAGACAACACTGGTGGCTTCTGGTACACTGACCGCAAATTCACCATTGTTGTCACTGCAGTCTTGGttattcttcctctctccattccCAAAGAGATTGGATTTCAGAAATACGCCAG TGCACTGAGTGTGATGGGAACATGGTATGTTACCATTGTGGTCATTATAAAGTACATCTGGCCAGATAAAGAGGTGACTCCGGGATATGTTCCCACCAG CGCTGCCTCCTGGACAGCGGTTTTCAATGCAATGCCCACCATATGCTTTGGTTTCCAG TGCCATGTCAGCTGTGTGCCGGTGTTCAACAGCATGAGCAAGAAGGATCTCAAACCTTGGGGACTTGTGGTCACACTCGGCATGATAATCTGCCTCTTTGTTTACACAGGAACAG GCGTCTGTGGCTTCCTGACGTTTGGCTCCAATGTCAGTCAGGATGTGTTGATGTCGTATCCTCCTGATGATATTGCTGTGGCCATTGCAAGAGGTTTTATTGTTATCTGTGTGATCACATCCTATCCCATTCTACACTTCTGTGGCAG GGCCGTTATCGAAGGGCTTTGGCTGCGTTTCCAAGGCGAGCAGGTGGAAGTGTGCGTGCGACgcgagcagaagaggaggatcCTGCAGACCCTGGTGTGGTTCGTCATCACCCTCGTCCTCGCCCTCTTCATCCCAGATATTGGTCGGGTGATCTCTCTGATTGGAGGACTGGCAGCCTGTTTTATCTTCGTCTTTCCGG GTTTGTGTTTGATGCAAGCCAAACTATCAGAGACAGACCGCCGCACTGCCAG CTCCCTCTCCACCACGGTCCAGTACAACGCCTGCATACTGCTGCACCGACCCACACTGACTTCATCTTCCCCCTCACTCTGTGAACAAGACCCTGACATGCTTAAACACTTTCACGTGGGGCAGCAACTCACCCACAACCTGGAGAGAGCTATTTGCTatgactttatattttcatatttggttTATCAAagctttttatatatttatttgtggtTTCTTTAA
- the slc38a7 gene encoding putative sodium-coupled neutral amino acid transporter 7 isoform X1 has translation MAINADMEDWGGIGSSDSGERAWLLQSPSVDSVQHLETDRRGSSGVSSLAAVFIVVNAALGAGLLNFPAAFNMAGGVTAGVMLQMFMLIFIITGLVILGYCSKVSNEGTYQEVVRATCGKVTGVVCEVAIAIYTFGTCIAFFIVIGDQLDRLIAVVAHDADNTGGFWYTDRKFTIVVTAVLVILPLSIPKEIGFQKYASALSVMGTWYVTIVVIIKYIWPDKEVTPGYVPTSAASWTAVFNAMPTICFGFQCHVSCVPVFNSMSKKDLKPWGLVVTLGMIICLFVYTGTGVCGFLTFGSNVSQDVLMSYPPDDIAVAIARGFIVICVITSYPILHFCGRAVIEGLWLRFQGEQVEVCVRREQKRRILQTLVWFVITLVLALFIPDIGRVISLIGGLAACFIFVFPGLCLMQAKLSETDRRTASSLSTTVQYNACILLHRPTLTSSSPSLCEQDPDMLKHFHVGQQLTHNLERAICYDFIFSYLVYQSFLYIYLWFL, from the exons ATGGCGATCAACGCTGACATGGAGGACTGGGGTGGCATTGGGAGCAGCGACTCTGGAGAACGGGCGTGGCTCCTGCAGAGCCCCAGCGTGGACTCCGTGCAGCACCTTGAGACGGACAGGAGGGGGAGTAGTGGGGTGTCGTCTCTGGCAGCAGTCTTCATTGTGGTGAATGCGGCGCTGGGGGCGGGTCTGCTCAACTTCCCCGCAGCTTTCAATATGGCTGGAGGAGTAACTGCAGGAGTGATGCTTCAAATG tttaTGCTGATCTTCATTATCACTGGACTGGTGATTCTCGGCTACTGTTCCAAG GTCAGTAATGAAGGCACCTATCAGGAGGTTGTTCGAGCCACGTGTGGGAAAGTCACAGGAGTCGTATGTGAGGTGGCCATCGCCATCTACACCTTCGGCACTTGCATCGCTTTCTTTATTGTCATAGGGGACCAGCTGGATCGCT TGATAGCAGTTGTGGCTCATGACGCAGACAACACTGGTGGCTTCTGGTACACTGACCGCAAATTCACCATTGTTGTCACTGCAGTCTTGGttattcttcctctctccattccCAAAGAGATTGGATTTCAGAAATACGCCAG TGCACTGAGTGTGATGGGAACATGGTATGTTACCATTGTGGTCATTATAAAGTACATCTGGCCAGATAAAGAGGTGACTCCGGGATATGTTCCCACCAG CGCTGCCTCCTGGACAGCGGTTTTCAATGCAATGCCCACCATATGCTTTGGTTTCCAG TGCCATGTCAGCTGTGTGCCGGTGTTCAACAGCATGAGCAAGAAGGATCTCAAACCTTGGGGACTTGTGGTCACACTCGGCATGATAATCTGCCTCTTTGTTTACACAGGAACAG GCGTCTGTGGCTTCCTGACGTTTGGCTCCAATGTCAGTCAGGATGTGTTGATGTCGTATCCTCCTGATGATATTGCTGTGGCCATTGCAAGAGGTTTTATTGTTATCTGTGTGATCACATCCTATCCCATTCTACACTTCTGTGGCAG GGCCGTTATCGAAGGGCTTTGGCTGCGTTTCCAAGGCGAGCAGGTGGAAGTGTGCGTGCGACgcgagcagaagaggaggatcCTGCAGACCCTGGTGTGGTTCGTCATCACCCTCGTCCTCGCCCTCTTCATCCCAGATATTGGTCGGGTGATCTCTCTGATTGGAGGACTGGCAGCCTGTTTTATCTTCGTCTTTCCGG GTTTGTGTTTGATGCAAGCCAAACTATCAGAGACAGACCGCCGCACTGCCAG CTCCCTCTCCACCACGGTCCAGTACAACGCCTGCATACTGCTGCACCGACCCACACTGACTTCATCTTCCCCCTCACTCTGTGAACAAGACCCTGACATGCTTAAACACTTTCACGTGGGGCAGCAACTCACCCACAACCTGGAGAGAGCTATTTGCTatgactttatattttcatatttggttTATCAAagctttttatatatttatttgtggtTTCTTTAA
- the slc38a7 gene encoding putative sodium-coupled neutral amino acid transporter 7 isoform X2 yields the protein MAINADMEDWGGIGSSDSGERAWLLQSPSVDSVQHLETDRRGSSGVSSLAAVFIVVNAALGAGLLNFPAAFNMAGGVTAGVMLQMFMLIFIITGLVILGYCSKVSNEGTYQEVVRATCGKVTGVVCEVAIAIYTFGTCIAFFIVIGDQLDRLIAVVAHDADNTGGFWYTDRKFTIVVTAVLVILPLSIPKEIGFQKYASALSVMGTWYVTIVVIIKYIWPDKEVTPGYVPTSAASWTAVFNAMPTICFGFQCHVSCVPVFNSMSKKDLKPWGLVVTLGMIICLFVYTGTGVCGFLTFGSNVSQDVLMSYPPDDIAVAIARGFIVICVITSYPILHFCGRAVIEGLWLRFQGEQVEVCVRREQKRRILQTLVWFVITLVLALFIPDIGRVISLIGGLAACFIFVFPGLCLMQAKLSETDRRTASWHGLVIFGVVMVVIGTFIFGLTTTNSIYQDVVS from the exons ATGGCGATCAACGCTGACATGGAGGACTGGGGTGGCATTGGGAGCAGCGACTCTGGAGAACGGGCGTGGCTCCTGCAGAGCCCCAGCGTGGACTCCGTGCAGCACCTTGAGACGGACAGGAGGGGGAGTAGTGGGGTGTCGTCTCTGGCAGCAGTCTTCATTGTGGTGAATGCGGCGCTGGGGGCGGGTCTGCTCAACTTCCCCGCAGCTTTCAATATGGCTGGAGGAGTAACTGCAGGAGTGATGCTTCAAATG tttaTGCTGATCTTCATTATCACTGGACTGGTGATTCTCGGCTACTGTTCCAAG GTCAGTAATGAAGGCACCTATCAGGAGGTTGTTCGAGCCACGTGTGGGAAAGTCACAGGAGTCGTATGTGAGGTGGCCATCGCCATCTACACCTTCGGCACTTGCATCGCTTTCTTTATTGTCATAGGGGACCAGCTGGATCGCT TGATAGCAGTTGTGGCTCATGACGCAGACAACACTGGTGGCTTCTGGTACACTGACCGCAAATTCACCATTGTTGTCACTGCAGTCTTGGttattcttcctctctccattccCAAAGAGATTGGATTTCAGAAATACGCCAG TGCACTGAGTGTGATGGGAACATGGTATGTTACCATTGTGGTCATTATAAAGTACATCTGGCCAGATAAAGAGGTGACTCCGGGATATGTTCCCACCAG CGCTGCCTCCTGGACAGCGGTTTTCAATGCAATGCCCACCATATGCTTTGGTTTCCAG TGCCATGTCAGCTGTGTGCCGGTGTTCAACAGCATGAGCAAGAAGGATCTCAAACCTTGGGGACTTGTGGTCACACTCGGCATGATAATCTGCCTCTTTGTTTACACAGGAACAG GCGTCTGTGGCTTCCTGACGTTTGGCTCCAATGTCAGTCAGGATGTGTTGATGTCGTATCCTCCTGATGATATTGCTGTGGCCATTGCAAGAGGTTTTATTGTTATCTGTGTGATCACATCCTATCCCATTCTACACTTCTGTGGCAG GGCCGTTATCGAAGGGCTTTGGCTGCGTTTCCAAGGCGAGCAGGTGGAAGTGTGCGTGCGACgcgagcagaagaggaggatcCTGCAGACCCTGGTGTGGTTCGTCATCACCCTCGTCCTCGCCCTCTTCATCCCAGATATTGGTCGGGTGATCTCTCTGATTGGAGGACTGGCAGCCTGTTTTATCTTCGTCTTTCCGG GTTTGTGTTTGATGCAAGCCAAACTATCAGAGACAGACCGCCGCACTGCCAG ctggCATGGATTAGTCATCTTTGGTGTTGTCATGGTTGTAATTGGCACCTTCATCTTTGGCCTCACCACAACCAACTCCATCTATCAAGACGTCGTCAGCTAA